atgttgttttaataaatcaaaatattttattaaaataatcaacCACAGGGTGactcgatcacacctaaacaaaaaggattggtggcgactcccaacttttcgttttcaaaagtcgatttcccgttttcaaaaaaatggttttgacagatATAATGTCAGTAAAAATTTTatgtaacaaaattttaaaaaattatataagatTTTGTTGAAATGTGATGCTTGTTTCCTTTATACAATAAACAAGTAGATTATGGCATAGTCATGAACTAGATTAAGAACAAAATTATgcgataaatatatttaaaaaaattgatataaataGCAAATGAGGTGTTTAAATCTCCCATCAGTTTGCAAAGAAACCATGAGAGGCGTTTCAATGGTGTGACCGTAAAACCTTTAAAAGGTTGAAATGAAATTCCATTACATATAAGTTATATTACTTAGACTTGAGAATAATTTTGTTAAATTCTTTTTGTTTTTCGAAGTTTTTGAAAATTGAATATAAAAATTTTTGCAATTCCTTAATATCACCATTAAAAGGAAAGTCTGTACATTTTTGTGCAATTTCATAGATACCAGTGATTCATAAACATAGCAATACcagtaattaatttataattaatttcattaGTACAGTTTTTTAAGTATTTGTGTTGgatattttttgttaaaaatatatatatcggACATATATTTGTATCCGATATTTATGTTCAATTAATTATAATCAATTACATTTTCTTATTTAAATTGAAACGAGTTCGAAAAAACATATCTCTAACCCAAAGCGGGGACAATGAAAGAACAGCAAACAAGCCAGTCATGTGACCGAACACTATCTGCTTTGGTGGTTTAGGACTCAAAACCTTCTTCACTACATGCCTTGCGAACATAGTTGCATCCGTTGCCTTTGAACCTTGCGAAGCCCTGGCCCGCTCTGCAATCGCCTCCTTGAATTCCTTATAAAGTTTCCAATCATGGTGTCCCAGCCTCTCGAGGCTAGAGTTTCCGAAATTCGATCTCACAGAACCAGGCATCACAAGCACCGTATCGATGCCAAAGGGCCTTAATTCAACTCGCAAACTGTTGGTCATGGCATGGACTGTAGCCTTGCTAGAACAATATGACCCCGCCCATGGTGTCGGCACCTTCCCAACGATGCTCCCTACATTAACTATAACTCCCCGACACCTCGACGCCATGTGAGGCACAACTTGTTGCACCATTCTTAACTGCCCCAGTGCATTGATTTCCCAAGCTTTCCTGATTGCATCTAACGGAAGCTCGGCTAACGGTCCGGTGCTTCCTATACCAGCATTATTTACAAGCACATCAATGTGACCGTACTTGGATATAATACCATTCACAACTGATGATACGCTCTCGTCTGATGAAACATCAAGCTCTTCCATTTCGATTTTATCAGAACCGAAATCTAGCATGTCATCCTTGCGTTGAGGGATATCGGAGGCGATGACCCGGCAATCCTGCTCGGCAAATGCCCGGCAATACTCAAATCCAAT
The Gossypium arboreum isolate Shixiya-1 chromosome 10, ASM2569848v2, whole genome shotgun sequence genome window above contains:
- the LOC108459634 gene encoding short-chain dehydrogenase ptmH-like, whose amino-acid sequence is MHEPKVVLVTGCAKGGIGFEYCRAFAEQDCRVIASDIPQRKDDMLDFGSDKIEMEELDVSSDESVSSVVNGIISKYGHIDVLVNNAGIGSTGPLAELPLDAIRKAWEINALGQLRMVQQVVPHMASRCRGVIVNVGSIVGKVPTPWAGSYCSSKATVHAMTNSLRVELRPFGIDTVLVMPGSVRSNFGNSSLERLGHHDWKLYKEFKEAIAERARASQGSKATDATMFARHVVKKVLSPKPPKQIVFGHMTGLFAVLSLSPLWVRDMFFRTRFNLNKKM